The following proteins are encoded in a genomic region of Drosophila willistoni isolate 14030-0811.24 chromosome 2L unlocalized genomic scaffold, UCI_dwil_1.1 Seg196, whole genome shotgun sequence:
- the LOC124460053 gene encoding uncharacterized protein LOC124460053: MMKFTNAVCETYNQTWVSIEQCRLRAIRRNKTVLNIDLTVHYPAHHIQVKFDWLKKASGYKPWLFAATIDACAFMRKPNNPVAKMLHNFFRNASTVNHTCPYMGLQQVKNFYVKPEQMLIPLPTGEYAIFLTWIFSGVPQFVTNVYFTFLEDLLKQ, encoded by the exons ATGATGAAGTTTACTAATGCTGTGTGTGAGACTTATAATCAAACCTGGGTATCCATCGAGCAGTGCCGTTTGCGAGCCATTCGCCGTAATAAGACAGTCCTGAATATTGATCTCACCGTCCATTATCCAGCTCATCATATCCAAGTGAAATTTGACTGGCTCAAGAAGGCTAGTGGGTATAAGCCTTGGCTATTTGCTGCTACCATAGATGCCTGTGCTTTTATGCGAAAACCTAACAATCCAGTGGCTAAAATGCTACACAATTTTTTCCGAAATGCCTCTACAGTCAATCATACATGTCCATATATG GGTCTGCAACAGGTTAAGAATTTCTATGTGAAACCTGAGCAGATGCTTATTCCTTTGCCCACCGGTGAATATGCTATATTTCTAACTTGGATATTCTCGGGGGTACCTCAATTTGTCACAAATGTCTATTTCACATTTTTGGAGGATCTGCTAAAGCAATGA